A genomic stretch from Coffea arabica cultivar ET-39 chromosome 10c, Coffea Arabica ET-39 HiFi, whole genome shotgun sequence includes:
- the LOC140015809 gene encoding uncharacterized protein, with product MSCGRGEHVGRTAKEATAKMWGSRRKRNRISRLEKDQGGWCTTDDEIGVKITQFYDQLFTFSQRSDFEEILNGIPRTITEQMNLQLTRPVTEKEVKIVVFSMHPNKSPSLDAINETLVTLIPKIDNPLNLAHFRPIRQILDNVMVAHEYMHWLKSKREGRDRWIHGYLSSVSYSFNVNGVKRGYLIVMKQDTKKTSYGKASGQQVNINKSAVFFSKNSSEREKTEVLQKLGEIQQVSQGKYLGIPLVVGRSKNSVFRFIKENMMSRIQNWKGKLLSNTRKDVLLKSVALALPSYAMSIFRLSKSLCKELRG from the exons ATGAGTTGTGGTAGGGGAGAACATGTCGGCCGTACTGCAAAGGAAGCTACTGCCAAAATGTGGGGATCTag AAGGAAAAGGAACAGAATATCCAGACTTGAGAAGGATCAGGGAGGGTGGTGTACAACCGATGATGAAATAGGGGTGAAAATTACTCAATTCTACGACCAACTCTTCACATTTTCACAGCGTTCAGATTTTGAGGAGATTCTAAATGGTATTCCTAGGACTATCACCGAGCAGATGAATTTGCAGCTTACCAGACCTGTAACCGAGAAGGAAGTCAAAATTGTAGTTTTCTCCATGCATCCAAACAAATCTCCCAGCCTAGACG CTATTAATGAGACCCTGGTTACCCTCATTCCTAAAATAGACAACCCCCTGAACCTTGCTCATTTTAGGCCCATCAG GCAAATTCTAGACAATGTCATGGTTGCTCATGAGTACATGCATTGGCTGAAATCAAAAAGAGAGGGGAGGGATAG ATGGATTCATGGCTATCTTTCCTCTGTGTCTTATTCCTTCAATGTTAATGGTGTTAAACGTGGATAT CTAATAGTAATGAAGCAGGACACAAAGAAAACAAGTTATGGAAAAGCTTCTGGACAACAAGTTAACATCAACAAATCAGCTGTCTTCTTCAGCAAAAATTcaagtgagagagaaaagactGAGGTGCTGCAGAAACTAGGAGAAATCCAACAGGTTTCGCAAGGGAAATACTTGGGCATACCATTAGTTGTTGGAAGGTCCAAAAATAGTGTGTTTAGGttcattaaagaaaatatgatgTCAAGGATTCAGAACTGGAAAGGTAAACTACTGAGTAATACAAGGAAAGATGTGCTACTCAAATCGGTTGCTCTTGCACTCCCCTCTTATGCTATGTCAATATTTAGACTATCAAAGAGCCTCTGCAAAGAGTTAAGGGGATGA
- the LOC140015810 gene encoding uncharacterized protein encodes MQEARSRNDGIKHIEITTNFLWQIWKARNEWCFNQELKEGHQVSKKAVEEWMEYDEARRDVKMANEESSQPENKHRMLVGLMEQHSNVMYTDAGMNQGKAKAGVGIITKANNGRILVTLSIPHPGAKDTAEMEAIAIRTALGKAIEENMASLLILSDCKAVVNRINTGCQGLTSMDMLIKDIRQLSQSY; translated from the coding sequence ATGCAGGAAGCTAGATCAAGGAATGATGGGATTAAACACATTGAAATCACAACTAACTTCCTCTGGCAAATCTGGAAGGCAAGGAATGAGTGGTGTTTTAACCAGGAATTGAAGGAGGGGCACCAAGTATCCAAAAAAGCTGTGGAGGAATGGATGGAATATGATGAGGCTAGAAGAGATGTTAAGATGGCCAATGAAGAGAGTTCTCAGCCAGAAAACAAACATCGAATGCTAGTTGGACTGATGGAACAGCATAGCAATGTAATGTACACGGATGCTGGAATGAACCAAGGCAAAGCTAAAGCAGGAGTTGGGATTATTACTAAAGCTAACAATGGCAGGATTCTTGTAACATTGTCCATCCCACATCCTGGAGCTAAAGATACTGCAGAAATGGAGGCTATAGCCATTCGAACAGCCTTGGGCAAGGCTATAGAGGAAAACATGGCATCCTTATTGATTCTTTCTGACTGCAAAGCTGTTGTGAATAGAATCAATACAGGATGTCAAGGCCTAACCTCAATGGACATGCTAATTAAAGACATCAGACAGCTAAGTCAGTCCTATTAG